A section of the Harmonia axyridis chromosome 2, icHarAxyr1.1, whole genome shotgun sequence genome encodes:
- the LOC123673259 gene encoding KRAB-A domain-containing protein 2-like: MQEQSITDVSDMKHRFNERLDELCSSEAQNTQILTEPQYLDLIEKVKTSRSKVVNKKPEDYQRLRRFDVMTIGEKEKLIVPVEEGKEQIRFYVHREEIFQLLHDAHIAIGHGGRNRMEKEVNSKYKNITREMIVTYLNLCMTCEKKHSVPKKGLVVRPILSKSMNSRCQVDLIDMQSQADDQYKFILVYQDHLTKFIQLRPLKSKRAEEVAYVLLDIFAIFGAPSILQSDNGREFANSTISELCSMWPELKMVHGKPRHSQSQGSVERANQDVENMLCSWLEDNSTRKWSQGLRFVQLMKNRAHHSGINCTPYEAMFGTKLKVGLKSFRPTDVLNNINCEEDLEVLVRDQNNVQSVEEGPLQNKTESHVLAELPGPSQHDEEELLSLDSYVQTDLHNKEFQEPFGHEDSPEEPYVKKRKADILKIRQISARNLKKQAEKMIQASTSKFPDAKKGDTVRVRVPDVDRGRADGRNILAFVLEVTDANMYKLGTKHGILNQLYARNQFTICNEKFIYDEDIPQREISLRECARLSSKTGGQGYRRCSCKGGCKSDKCKCRKEKKLCNSKCHQSGSCSNK; the protein is encoded by the coding sequence atgcAGGAACAGTCAATAACTGATGTCAGTGACATGAAGCATCGTTTTAATGAACGTCTGGATGAATTATGTTCCTCAGAAGCTCAGAATACACAAATTCTCACAGAGCCTCAATATTTGGATTTAATAGAAAAGGTTAAAACATCTAGAAGCAAAGTGGTAAATAAAAAACCTGAGGATTATCAGCGTTTACGTAGGTTTGATGTAATGACTATTGGAGAGAAGGAAAAGTTAATAGTTCCTGTAGAGGAAGGTAAAGAGCAGATAAGATTTTACGTACATCGGGAAGAGATATTTCAACTCTTACATGATGCACATATAGCAATTGGGCACGGTGGTCGAAACCGTATGGAAAAAGAGGTAAATTCAAAGTATAAAAACATTACAAGGGAAATGATTGTCACATATCTAAATTTATGTATGACCTGCGAAAAAAAACACAGTGTGCCAAAAAAAGGTTTAGTTGTTAGACCGATACTAAGTAAGAGTATGAATTCAAGATGTCAAGTCGATTTAATTGACATGCAGTCACAAGCTGATGACCAATATAAATTCATACTTGTATACCAAGACCATCTTACTAAATTTATTCAACTTCGACCTCTTAAAAGCAAAAGAGCAGAAGAAGTAGCTTATGTGCTTTTGgatatttttgcaatttttggtgCGCCCAGTATTTTGCAAAGTGATAATGGGAGAGAATTTGCTAACAGTACTATTAGCGAACTATGTAGCATGTGGCCCGAGTTGAAGATGGTGCATGGGAAGCCCAGACACTCTCAAAGTCAGGGTTCCGTAGAACGTGCGAATCAGGACGTGGAAAATATGCTTTGTTCGTGGCTAGAAGACAATAGCACCAGGAAATGGTCACAAGGTTTACGTTTTGTACAGCTAATGAAGAACAGAGCTCATCATAGTGGCATCAACTGTACTCCGTATGAGGCCATGTTTGGGACAAAGTTGAAAGTTGGTCTAAAAAGTTTTCGACCCACAGATGTTCTGAATAATATAAATTGTGAAGAGGACTTAGAAGTTTTAGTAAGAGATCAAAATAATGTACAGTCTGTAGAAGAAGGTCCTCTGCAAAATAAAACTGAGTCACATGTGTTAGCGGAGCTCCCAGGTCCAAGTCAACATGATGAGGAGGAACTACTTTCTCTTGATAGTTATGTTCAAACTGATTTACATAATAAAGAATTTCAAGAACCTTTCGGACATGAAGATTCTCCGGAAGAACCCTATGTGAAAAAAAGGAAAGCCGACATATTAAAAATTAGGCAGATTTCAGCAAGAAATCTAAAAAAACAAGCTGAAAAAATGATTCAAGCTTCTACCTCAAAATTCCCTGATGCTAAAAAAGGTGACACAGTTAGAGTTCGAGTCCCAGATGTCGACAGAGGTCGCGCCGATGGAAGAAATATTTTGGCATTTGTTCTTGAAGTAACAGATGCTAATATGTATAAATTAGGCACGAAACACGGAATTCTAAATCAACTTTATGCCAGGAACCAATTTACAATATGTAATGAGAAGTTTATATATGATGAAGATATTCCACAGAGAGAGATTTCACTAAGAGAATGTGCAAGATTGTCATCCAAGACAGGGGGCCAAGGCTATAGGCGATGTAGCTGTAAAGGTGGCTGTAAATCCGACAAGTGCAAGTGTCGTAAAGAAAAAAAGTTATGTAACTCAAAATGTCACCAAAGTGGTAGCTGCTCTAATAAATAG